A portion of the Bradyrhizobium sp. 195 genome contains these proteins:
- the tnpB gene encoding IS66 family insertion sequence element accessory protein TnpB (TnpB, as the term is used for proteins encoded by IS66 family insertion elements, is considered an accessory protein, since TnpC, encoded by a neighboring gene, is a DDE family transposase.), with the protein MIPIASGVRVWIATGHTDMRRGMNSLGLLVQEAFKRDPHGGDLYVFRGKSGKLIKILWHDGLGMSLYAKRLERGHFLWPSSADGVVTITPAQLGYLLEGIDWRMPQHTWRPQAAG; encoded by the coding sequence GTGATCCCCATTGCGTCGGGCGTGCGGGTGTGGATTGCGACCGGCCACACCGATATGCGTCGCGGCATGAACTCGCTGGGCTTGCTGGTGCAGGAAGCCTTCAAGCGAGACCCGCACGGTGGCGACCTCTATGTGTTCCGTGGCAAAAGCGGCAAGCTGATCAAGATCCTGTGGCACGATGGGCTCGGCATGTCGCTCTACGCCAAGCGGCTGGAGCGGGGCCACTTCCTGTGGCCGTCGTCGGCTGATGGCGTAGTGACGATCACACCAGCCCAGCTTGGCTACCTGCTTGAGGGCATCGACTGGCGGATGCCGCAACATACCTGGCGACCGCAGGCGGCCGGCTGA
- the tnpC gene encoding IS66 family transposase: protein MLRAERAARLAAEAEAQAGSLLIEKLKLTIKKLRHEQFGQSSERGALLDQLELQLADLEENAAQAETAAQMAAEKIAVPSFERRKPARRPLPEHLPRQRIVYPVPAICPCCGDSRLRKIGEDVTETLELVPRQWKVIQHVREKLVCRACEAITQPPAPSHSIARGRAGPKLLAHVLFAKYGLHLPLHRQSDVYQREGINLDVSTLADWVGASAATLMPLVDVIRNHVFAAERIHADDTTVPVLAKGKTRTGRLWTYVRDDRPFAGPDPPAAAFFYSPDRGGAHPEQHLAGYAGLMQADAYAGFGRLYEANRKGGPIIEAACWAHGRRKFFDLARLSKAPIATEAVKRIDVLFAIEREINGLTAQERLRVRQERSRSLIAELEAWLREQRAKLSRNNDTTKAINYCLSRWDAFSRFLHDGRLCMSNNAAERELRAVAVGRKNWTFAGSDEGGRRAAAIYSLIATAKLNDIDPQAWLADVLARLPDHPAKRIDELLPWNWQPQSIAHAA, encoded by the coding sequence ATGCTGCGCGCCGAGCGAGCGGCCCGGTTGGCCGCGGAAGCCGAGGCCCAGGCGGGGAGCTTGCTGATCGAGAAGCTCAAGCTCACGATCAAGAAGCTGCGGCACGAGCAGTTCGGACAGTCCTCCGAGCGCGGCGCATTGCTGGACCAGCTCGAGCTGCAGCTGGCTGACCTGGAGGAGAACGCGGCGCAAGCTGAGACCGCAGCGCAGATGGCAGCCGAGAAGATTGCGGTGCCATCGTTCGAGCGTCGCAAGCCAGCCCGCCGGCCGCTGCCGGAGCATTTGCCGCGGCAGCGTATTGTTTATCCGGTGCCTGCCATCTGCCCATGCTGCGGCGACAGCCGATTGCGCAAGATTGGCGAGGACGTGACCGAGACGCTGGAGCTCGTTCCGCGCCAATGGAAGGTGATCCAGCACGTGCGCGAGAAGCTCGTCTGCCGAGCCTGCGAAGCGATCACTCAGCCGCCGGCTCCCTCGCATTCGATTGCGCGCGGGCGTGCAGGGCCCAAGCTGCTGGCCCATGTCCTGTTCGCCAAGTACGGCCTGCACCTGCCGCTTCATCGTCAGAGCGACGTCTACCAGCGTGAAGGCATTAATCTCGACGTATCGACGCTCGCGGACTGGGTAGGTGCCTCCGCGGCAACCCTGATGCCTTTGGTCGATGTGATCCGGAACCACGTCTTCGCAGCCGAGCGCATCCACGCCGATGACACCACGGTGCCAGTCCTGGCCAAGGGCAAGACCCGGACCGGCCGGCTCTGGACCTACGTCCGCGACGACCGTCCGTTTGCTGGCCCAGATCCGCCGGCGGCCGCGTTCTTCTACTCGCCCGACCGTGGCGGCGCGCATCCGGAGCAGCATCTGGCGGGCTATGCCGGACTGATGCAGGCCGACGCCTACGCCGGCTTTGGCAGGCTCTACGAGGCCAATCGTAAGGGCGGCCCAATTATCGAGGCTGCGTGCTGGGCGCACGGCAGGCGCAAGTTCTTTGATCTCGCGCGGCTCAGCAAGGCGCCGATCGCGACCGAGGCAGTCAAGCGCATCGATGTCCTGTTCGCCATCGAGCGCGAGATCAACGGTCTTACTGCGCAGGAGCGTTTGCGTGTGCGCCAGGAGCGTAGCCGCTCCCTGATCGCCGAGCTGGAGGCGTGGTTACGCGAGCAGCGCGCCAAGCTCTCCAGGAACAACGACACGACCAAAGCGATCAATTATTGCCTCAGCCGCTGGGATGCATTTAGCCGCTTCCTTCATGACGGACGGCTTTGCATGTCGAACAATGCTGCCGAGCGTGAGCTACGGGCGGTCGCCGTGGGGCGAAAAAATTGGACCTTCGCCGGGTCCGACGAGGGCGGCCGGCGTGCGGCTGCCATCTACAGCCTCATCGCCACCGCCAAGCTCAATGACATCGATCCACAGGCTTGGCTCGCCGACGTGCTGGCGCGCCTGCCGGATCATCCTGCCAAGCGCATTGACGAACTGCTGCCTTGGAATTGGCAGCCTCAAAGCATAGCTCACGCTGCCTAA
- a CDS encoding cupin domain-containing protein, producing the protein MSLLIAIDTNPNFAPKNAVPAPERLISGNPSFKTWAQDASKVEKVLTGVWEATPGETHSIKGTTFEFCHILSGLIEIEEKGGETRRFRAGDSFVMKPGFVGVWRTIETVRKIYVCHYD; encoded by the coding sequence ATGTCACTTCTGATTGCTATCGACACGAATCCGAACTTCGCACCGAAGAACGCCGTGCCGGCGCCGGAACGGCTCATTTCGGGCAATCCGTCCTTCAAGACCTGGGCGCAGGACGCCTCGAAGGTCGAGAAGGTGCTGACTGGCGTTTGGGAGGCAACACCCGGCGAGACCCATTCCATCAAGGGCACCACCTTCGAGTTCTGCCATATCCTCTCAGGTCTCATCGAAATCGAGGAAAAGGGTGGCGAGACCAGGCGGTTTCGGGCCGGCGACAGCTTTGTCATGAAGCCAGGCTTTGTCGGCGTCTGGCGCACGATCGAGACCGTGCGAAAGATCTACGTCTGCCATTATGACTGA
- a CDS encoding 2-hydroxyacid dehydrogenase, producing the protein MAFLFNSDAARAAIFRQAFARELPDLEFYHSGERVDPEKIRYLLTWNVPNDVARFRNLEVVFSIGAGVDQFKPEAIPGHVKIVRMVEDGILRMMQEYVALGVLTLHREMLAYREQQGRGQWQALATPQAADRRVGFLGLGMLAQAAIDRLKPFGFPLAAWSRSNKTIEGVTCFHGGGQLGDFLKGTDILVCLLPLTEQTSGILNAQLFSLLPAGARLLHVGRGPQLDQDALIEALDNGHLAAAMLDVTDPEPLPEAHALWSHPKVIITPHIASVTQPHTAAQSVIENIRRHRAGRNPIGLVDRTLGY; encoded by the coding sequence ATGGCGTTCCTTTTCAATTCCGATGCTGCTCGGGCGGCTATATTCCGGCAGGCCTTTGCGCGCGAGCTCCCTGATCTTGAATTCTATCATTCCGGTGAACGCGTTGATCCGGAAAAGATACGTTACCTGCTGACCTGGAACGTACCCAATGATGTCGCGCGGTTTCGAAACCTGGAAGTGGTCTTTTCCATCGGTGCGGGGGTCGATCAATTCAAGCCGGAGGCTATACCTGGCCATGTCAAGATCGTGCGCATGGTCGAGGATGGCATCCTACGGATGATGCAGGAATACGTTGCGCTTGGGGTACTGACACTCCATCGCGAGATGCTTGCCTATCGGGAGCAGCAGGGAAGAGGCCAATGGCAGGCTCTTGCAACGCCCCAGGCGGCCGATCGGCGCGTCGGCTTTCTGGGCCTGGGCATGTTGGCACAAGCTGCGATTGACCGTCTGAAGCCGTTTGGATTCCCGCTTGCCGCGTGGAGCCGCAGCAACAAGACGATCGAGGGCGTCACCTGCTTCCACGGCGGTGGTCAGCTCGGCGACTTCCTGAAAGGAACGGACATTCTCGTCTGTCTTCTGCCTCTGACGGAGCAAACAAGCGGCATCCTGAACGCACAGCTGTTCTCTCTCCTACCGGCGGGAGCAAGGCTGCTGCATGTCGGCCGCGGTCCGCAGCTTGACCAGGACGCACTCATCGAAGCGCTCGACAACGGACATCTCGCCGCAGCGATGCTCGACGTGACCGATCCCGAGCCGCTGCCGGAAGCCCATGCGCTCTGGTCGCATCCGAAGGTGATCATCACGCCGCACATCGCGTCGGTGACGCAACCGCATACGGCCGCGCAATCCGTCATAGAGAACATCCGGCGCCACCGCGCCGGACGAAATCCGATCGGCCTCGTCGATCGAACACTCGGCTACTAA
- a CDS encoding MarR family winged helix-turn-helix transcriptional regulator, translating into MGETKLDRAMTDFVWNIIEIHSQLEDIHNVWARLLGISEPQWLMLMAIADLDEGLGVAGIDIASKLRVHPAYVANQTKSLEKAGLLVRRTRSDDARFVPMSLTEQAMTAIAKLSKKKASLSSTMFAELGEGRLAELNTALLAIAKNVRLAARLLAIEIL; encoded by the coding sequence ATGGGTGAGACGAAACTCGACAGAGCTATGACGGATTTCGTTTGGAATATTATCGAAATCCACTCCCAACTAGAGGACATTCACAATGTCTGGGCTCGACTGCTCGGTATCAGCGAGCCTCAGTGGCTCATGCTGATGGCGATTGCGGACTTGGATGAAGGACTTGGAGTCGCGGGAATTGACATTGCCAGCAAGCTACGTGTCCACCCGGCGTATGTAGCAAATCAAACCAAGAGCCTGGAAAAGGCAGGCCTTCTTGTGCGCCGAACGCGCTCGGATGATGCCCGCTTCGTGCCGATGTCATTAACTGAGCAAGCGATGACTGCAATCGCTAAGCTATCCAAAAAGAAGGCAAGCCTGAGCTCAACGATGTTCGCCGAGCTTGGTGAAGGAAGGCTGGCTGAGTTGAACACTGCGCTTTTGGCAATCGCCAAGAATGTTCGACTGGCCGCCCGACTGTTGGCAATCGAAATCTTGTGA
- a CDS encoding amidinotransferase, which yields MVTRVRGPDTIPSGQVSPVSSHDEWGMLEEVIVGRLEGAVIPSDHPVVTCNIPGMAARAQALFAGFRYPKIMIEPAQRELDGFVALLQSLGIIVRRPDAVDHRKRFSTPEWSSRGFCNSCPRDSMLVIGDEIIETPMVWPCRYFETHSYRPILKDYFQRGARWTSAPRPQLTDELFDPEFRVPKKGEPISYILTEFEPVFDAADFFRCGRDLFVTRSNVTNASGIEWLRRHLGDGYRIHEIESCCLNPMHIDTTILPLGPGKILINPEYIDVDHLPAILKGWDILVAPEPDPITDPMLRITSLCGKWLNMNVLMVDEKRVIVDPHHIAMTRALENWGFEPILCEFLHYAAFGGGFHCATLDVRRRGTLKSYFEPTSNTSRRTVLPKW from the coding sequence ATGGTCACACGCGTTCGCGGTCCGGATACCATCCCATCGGGCCAAGTTTCTCCGGTGAGCTCACACGACGAGTGGGGCATGCTGGAGGAAGTGATAGTCGGAAGGCTTGAGGGGGCGGTTATCCCGTCCGATCATCCGGTTGTGACCTGCAACATTCCGGGCATGGCGGCGCGTGCCCAGGCGCTGTTCGCAGGCTTCCGTTACCCAAAGATCATGATCGAACCGGCTCAGCGTGAGCTTGATGGCTTTGTGGCGCTGCTACAGTCGCTGGGTATCATCGTAAGGCGGCCGGACGCCGTCGATCACAGGAAACGCTTCAGCACGCCGGAATGGTCCTCGCGCGGCTTCTGCAATTCCTGCCCGCGCGACAGCATGCTCGTGATCGGCGACGAGATCATTGAAACCCCAATGGTTTGGCCCTGTCGGTACTTCGAGACGCATTCCTATCGTCCGATTCTGAAAGACTATTTCCAACGTGGCGCGCGGTGGACGAGCGCGCCCAGACCGCAACTGACGGACGAATTGTTCGACCCAGAATTCCGCGTCCCTAAGAAAGGCGAGCCGATCTCATACATCCTCACCGAATTCGAGCCGGTCTTTGACGCCGCCGACTTCTTTCGCTGCGGGCGCGACCTATTCGTGACCCGCAGCAACGTCACGAATGCATCTGGTATCGAATGGCTGCGTCGCCACCTTGGCGACGGTTATCGCATCCATGAGATTGAGAGCTGCTGTCTCAATCCAATGCACATCGACACCACCATATTGCCGCTTGGGCCCGGCAAGATTCTGATCAATCCCGAATACATAGACGTCGACCACCTTCCGGCCATCTTGAAAGGATGGGACATCCTCGTGGCCCCCGAGCCCGACCCGATAACCGATCCTATGCTCAGGATCACTTCGCTGTGCGGGAAATGGCTCAACATGAACGTACTGATGGTAGATGAGAAACGCGTCATCGTAGATCCACATCATATTGCGATGACGCGTGCGTTGGAGAATTGGGGATTCGAACCGATTCTCTGTGAGTTCTTACACTATGCCGCATTTGGTGGCGGCTTCCACTGCGCCACACTCGACGTCCGACGGCGCGGCACATTGAAGAGCTATTTTGAACCGACTTCCAACACGTCTCGTCGCACCGTTCTGCCTAAGTGGTGA
- the tnpA gene encoding IS66-like element accessory protein TnpA, with the protein MVDTGRRRRWSEDEKLKIVLESLQAPRQVAATARRYGVSRSLLLRWRRSFRPEPKDAADQPGFVPAMVVAESGPTPCPVAPASSGGAIEIEFATGARMRITGPVDAATLKAAAAALADGRLR; encoded by the coding sequence GTGGTGGACACGGGCCGGCGACGGCGCTGGTCCGAGGACGAGAAGCTCAAGATCGTCCTGGAGAGCTTACAGGCGCCGCGCCAAGTCGCGGCAACGGCGCGGCGGTATGGCGTTTCGCGCTCACTGCTGCTGCGATGGCGACGCTCGTTTCGGCCGGAGCCGAAGGACGCCGCCGATCAACCTGGCTTCGTACCGGCGATGGTGGTCGCGGAGTCAGGGCCGACGCCTTGTCCAGTCGCGCCGGCCAGCAGCGGCGGAGCGATCGAGATCGAGTTTGCGACCGGAGCTCGGATGCGGATCACGGGTCCGGTCGACGCGGCGACGCTGAAGGCCGCCGCGGCGGCGCTGGCAGATGGGCGCCTACGGTGA
- a CDS encoding response regulator: MRVLVAEDEDMIRDVIADILETHGHEVMQAESGERALQLCAEAAPELLFTDIRLGGSLSGWDVAIQCREANPGIPVIYATGYNQAVPRPVSGSIMLQKPFSLERLLEAMKSLTRK; this comes from the coding sequence TTGCGGGTTCTTGTAGCCGAAGACGAAGACATGATCCGGGACGTGATCGCGGACATCCTGGAAACGCACGGCCATGAGGTGATGCAGGCCGAGAGCGGTGAGCGCGCCCTCCAGCTCTGCGCCGAGGCGGCTCCCGAGCTGTTATTCACCGACATCAGGCTGGGGGGCTCGCTGTCAGGTTGGGATGTCGCCATTCAATGCCGGGAGGCCAACCCGGGCATCCCGGTCATCTACGCAACCGGCTACAATCAGGCCGTTCCGCGTCCGGTCTCAGGCAGCATCATGCTCCAGAAGCCGTTCAGCCTCGAACGTCTACTCGAGGCGATGAAGTCGCTCACGCGCAAGTAG
- a CDS encoding recombinase family protein: protein MSKESSKKISAAPSWLGLTQDRLSFVFLPNRAETVRKIFQLAIGGMGSYAIANYLDELKVPTFTQSLNWDNATIDSMLRNRATYGEYQPKSFAGGHKRGIPSGHPISGYYPAVIDKTTFDAAQAARQQNLAHRGRKGNDLANIFGDLCLCAYCGSKVIFHRISNVQVLVCEQVLSDGACSRSAWTYKDFEITVLAFLAHPALLGQAGDELKAGLLDLVQEIKGLSSDQERRYARRVNITVLLKRIVAGLVIHSAGNLSLPRHSSAQIRKDITGRFLEIQLQGGPSYPCISIG from the coding sequence ATGTCTAAAGAGAGCAGCAAAAAGATCTCAGCGGCGCCAAGTTGGCTTGGCCTCACTCAAGACCGGTTGTCCTTCGTGTTCCTGCCGAACCGGGCCGAAACCGTGCGAAAGATTTTCCAACTCGCAATCGGCGGGATGGGCAGCTACGCCATCGCGAATTATCTCGACGAACTAAAGGTGCCGACCTTCACCCAATCGCTTAACTGGGACAACGCCACCATAGACTCCATGCTCAGGAACCGGGCGACCTACGGTGAGTACCAGCCGAAGTCCTTCGCCGGGGGTCATAAGAGAGGTATCCCGAGCGGCCATCCCATTTCCGGCTATTACCCTGCAGTCATAGACAAAACCACTTTTGATGCTGCGCAGGCGGCACGCCAACAGAATCTGGCGCATCGTGGGCGCAAGGGAAATGATCTCGCTAACATTTTCGGTGACCTATGCTTGTGTGCCTATTGCGGCAGCAAAGTCATCTTCCATCGGATTTCGAATGTGCAGGTCCTCGTATGCGAGCAGGTCTTGAGTGATGGCGCCTGTAGCCGCTCCGCCTGGACATACAAAGACTTTGAGATCACCGTTCTTGCTTTTCTGGCTCACCCAGCATTGCTCGGCCAAGCTGGCGACGAGCTAAAAGCAGGGCTGCTCGATCTTGTCCAAGAAATCAAAGGCCTCTCTTCCGATCAAGAGCGACGCTACGCTAGAAGAGTGAACATCACCGTTCTTCTCAAACGGATTGTCGCTGGCCTCGTGATTCACAGTGCAGGAAATCTGAGCCTGCCTAGACATTCCTCGGCACAGATCCGGAAGGACATCACCGGAAGGTTTCTTGAGATTCAGCTGCAAGGGGGGCCGTCGTACCCCTGCATCTCAATAGGGTAA
- a CDS encoding DUF7019 family protein — protein sequence MKYYLYISETKVGMLHSQIGVTRFSKIKAAIKLKMPFFEASVDSDAGEKSIYAKAEEIRNQILAGGECGTIAAPKAYVDDTANLSFGRVADYAAEIAFFGGIVGSKSVALIGSSSSLIGAAKQDANHTIDYYDIKFMAETSDEINPTFPAKRERYENFEKQMEASVVDALKRVRNRPRPVAFVAKVILASPNFLVASPIFVREA from the coding sequence ATGAAATACTACCTGTACATTTCCGAAACTAAGGTGGGCATGCTTCACAGCCAGATTGGAGTGACGCGCTTCAGCAAAATCAAAGCTGCCATAAAACTGAAGATGCCATTTTTTGAAGCATCGGTGGATAGCGACGCCGGGGAGAAGTCGATCTACGCAAAGGCGGAAGAAATCAGAAACCAAATTCTCGCGGGAGGGGAGTGCGGTACGATTGCCGCCCCGAAAGCGTATGTCGATGATACTGCCAACCTCTCATTCGGCCGCGTCGCGGATTACGCGGCAGAGATCGCGTTTTTTGGCGGCATCGTCGGCTCGAAAAGCGTTGCATTAATAGGTTCGTCGTCGAGTTTGATTGGTGCGGCGAAACAGGACGCGAACCACACGATCGACTACTACGACATCAAGTTCATGGCAGAAACGAGCGACGAAATTAATCCGACTTTCCCGGCAAAGAGAGAGAGGTATGAGAATTTCGAGAAACAGATGGAAGCGTCTGTTGTCGATGCTCTAAAGCGCGTTAGAAATCGTCCCCGACCTGTGGCATTCGTTGCCAAAGTGATCCTCGCATCGCCCAACTTCCTGGTTGCCAGTCCAATTTTCGTCCGCGAGGCTTGA
- a CDS encoding GNAT family N-acetyltransferase gives MGRTVRVKSFELVAKDINDVDVKLLHALSIGVGWPHRPKDWDFLRRAGHGIVAVDGIDRVFGSAMWFPYSQEFATIGLVITSPRTQAQGTGRWLMEQVFERCGDRNLTLNSTHAAYHLYLSLGFTKEATVYLWQGEIVSPPPPVPALAGELSSLSAANIGEIAALDERAFGTNRRKLLALLSEGASISVLRRGGEAVGFSMKREFGRGHVIGPIVASNDCDAIHLTAVHLEDLAGQFVRVDTREQTGLFADFLQQSRLGMTDTVTTMSKGRRFLNRKENEPWVYGLAGHALS, from the coding sequence ATGGGACGAACGGTACGCGTGAAGTCCTTTGAACTGGTGGCCAAGGACATCAATGACGTTGATGTGAAGCTGCTCCACGCGCTTTCGATCGGTGTCGGCTGGCCGCATCGCCCCAAGGACTGGGATTTTCTACGCCGCGCCGGCCACGGCATCGTCGCCGTGGATGGCATAGACCGCGTTTTCGGCAGCGCGATGTGGTTCCCTTATAGCCAGGAATTCGCGACGATTGGCCTGGTGATCACATCGCCCCGAACCCAGGCACAAGGTACTGGCCGCTGGCTCATGGAGCAGGTGTTCGAGCGGTGTGGCGACCGGAATTTGACCCTCAACTCGACCCATGCCGCCTATCACCTGTATCTATCACTGGGGTTCACGAAGGAAGCCACCGTATATCTATGGCAAGGAGAGATCGTCTCACCACCTCCGCCGGTGCCGGCTCTGGCCGGTGAATTGAGCTCGCTATCTGCGGCGAACATCGGAGAGATCGCGGCACTGGATGAGCGCGCGTTCGGAACTAACCGGCGGAAGCTGCTCGCATTGCTTTCTGAAGGTGCGTCAATCTCCGTCTTGCGCCGTGGCGGAGAGGCCGTCGGTTTTTCCATGAAGCGAGAATTCGGGCGCGGTCATGTGATCGGCCCGATCGTCGCCAGCAATGATTGTGACGCGATCCATCTCACCGCCGTGCATCTCGAGGATCTCGCGGGACAATTCGTCCGCGTCGATACGCGGGAGCAGACGGGTCTGTTTGCCGACTTCCTTCAACAGAGCCGCCTCGGAATGACCGATACCGTCACAACGATGTCTAAGGGCCGGCGATTCCTGAACCGCAAGGAAAATGAGCCGTGGGTGTACGGGCTAGCCGGTCACGCGTTGAGCTGA
- a CDS encoding 3-keto-disaccharide hydrolase, with amino-acid sequence MRKTSLRSLQFALALVALGFTVSQSLPQAKAEEARWITLFDGKDLEQWDQVGKSNWHLADGTVIADKMEDKEAGYLVSKKPYKDFVLRIEFWPSDDANSGIYFRCLDAKKITDRTCYEANIFDQRPDPSYGTGAITRYIEINPMPKAGGKWNTFEITAKGRDITVVLNGQKTAELRNGMFDEGSIALQHGAGTIKFRKVEIKPL; translated from the coding sequence ATGCGAAAGACGTCACTCCGTTCTTTGCAATTCGCTCTTGCACTCGTCGCCTTGGGTTTCACCGTGAGTCAGTCGCTGCCGCAGGCTAAAGCTGAGGAAGCCCGCTGGATCACGCTGTTCGATGGCAAAGACCTCGAACAATGGGATCAGGTCGGGAAGTCCAATTGGCATCTGGCGGACGGCACGGTGATTGCCGACAAGATGGAAGACAAGGAGGCCGGTTATCTCGTCAGCAAGAAGCCGTACAAGGACTTCGTGCTGCGCATCGAATTCTGGCCGAGCGATGATGCAAACAGCGGCATTTACTTCCGCTGCCTCGATGCCAAGAAGATCACCGACCGTACCTGCTACGAAGCAAATATCTTTGACCAGCGGCCCGATCCAAGTTACGGCACCGGCGCGATCACACGTTACATCGAGATCAATCCGATGCCGAAAGCCGGCGGCAAATGGAACACATTCGAGATCACGGCGAAGGGGCGCGACATCACGGTCGTGCTCAACGGTCAGAAAACAGCCGAACTGCGGAACGGAATGTTCGATGAAGGCTCGATCGCCCTGCAACACGGCGCGGGAACGATCAAATTCCGTAAAGTAGAGATCAAGCCTTTGTAA
- a CDS encoding porin: MKLVKSLLLGSAAGLIAVGGAQAADLPVKAKAVEYVKICSLYGAGFYYIPGTDTCIKLGGYLRAEVALNTNSVFSGQQTGNNGARNRLTNYYTMRAREDLNIDTRTATEYGVVRTFFDGVFSWTTGNYSGTGSATGATAYSSTLALNTSGATPALVGSAVNGTDGATSGGSLGVYYAFIQFAGFTMGKAVSQFDAPWTNYPGNNFDSLVGGSGTVTGVNQFTYTADFGQGVTASFSAEDATAYYQAGNVNMTGASVAGIAGGAYGSNAIGGSRSPNLVGMVRVDQAWGLFQASVAAHDNHVAYYGATEPTGHPDDKWGWAVQLALSIKNIPTGAGDVINIQGVYTDGASRYNFQNLAGGSYSMFGSSGVAYQSVGFAFAPDTVFVTGSSQETVKTWGFRGAYTHNWDPYWNTAIYGAYAQAQFGSLAKTTICGPTGVGGVFGGLAGVTGCNPDFAIGQVGIITRWTPVKNLTFSADLNWTHLDQKYSGTFAYPGSGTTAKPAAVYELKDQDTITLLLRAQRNW, translated from the coding sequence ATGAAGTTGGTTAAGAGCCTTTTGCTCGGCTCAGCGGCGGGTCTGATCGCCGTGGGCGGAGCGCAGGCAGCCGATCTCCCCGTGAAGGCCAAAGCGGTCGAATACGTGAAGATCTGCTCGCTCTACGGAGCCGGGTTCTACTACATCCCGGGCACCGACACCTGCATCAAGCTGGGTGGTTATCTGCGCGCTGAAGTCGCGCTGAACACCAACTCGGTCTTCAGCGGCCAGCAGACCGGTAACAACGGTGCGCGCAACCGCCTGACGAACTACTACACCATGCGCGCTCGTGAAGATCTCAACATCGACACGCGCACCGCGACCGAGTACGGCGTCGTCCGTACCTTCTTCGACGGCGTGTTCTCCTGGACCACCGGCAACTACTCCGGCACCGGCAGCGCAACCGGCGCGACCGCCTACAGCAGCACGCTGGCGCTCAACACCTCCGGCGCCACCCCGGCGCTCGTTGGTTCGGCGGTCAACGGCACTGACGGCGCGACCTCGGGCGGTTCGCTCGGCGTGTACTACGCCTTCATCCAGTTCGCTGGCTTCACCATGGGTAAGGCCGTGTCGCAGTTCGACGCGCCCTGGACCAACTATCCCGGCAACAACTTCGACAGCCTCGTCGGCGGTTCCGGCACGGTCACTGGTGTCAACCAGTTCACCTACACTGCTGACTTCGGTCAGGGCGTGACGGCGTCGTTCTCGGCTGAAGACGCGACGGCCTACTACCAGGCCGGCAACGTCAACATGACCGGCGCTTCGGTGGCTGGCATCGCTGGCGGTGCGTATGGCTCCAACGCCATCGGCGGCTCGCGTTCGCCGAACCTCGTCGGTATGGTCCGTGTCGACCAGGCCTGGGGTCTGTTCCAGGCGTCGGTCGCTGCTCACGACAACCACGTTGCCTACTACGGCGCCACCGAGCCGACTGGCCACCCCGACGACAAGTGGGGTTGGGCTGTTCAGCTCGCTCTGTCGATCAAGAACATCCCGACTGGTGCGGGTGACGTGATCAACATCCAGGGCGTCTACACCGACGGCGCGTCCCGCTACAACTTCCAGAACCTGGCGGGCGGCAGCTACTCGATGTTCGGCAGCTCGGGCGTTGCCTACCAGAGCGTCGGCTTCGCCTTTGCTCCGGACACCGTGTTCGTGACCGGCTCCTCGCAGGAGACTGTGAAGACCTGGGGCTTCCGTGGTGCGTACACCCACAACTGGGATCCCTACTGGAACACCGCGATCTACGGTGCCTACGCTCAGGCGCAGTTCGGCTCGCTGGCTAAGACCACGATCTGCGGTCCGACCGGTGTTGGTGGTGTGTTCGGCGGTCTCGCCGGTGTGACGGGTTGTAATCCTGACTTTGCCATCGGCCAGGTCGGTATCATCACCCGCTGGACTCCGGTCAAGAACCTCACGTTCTCGGCTGACCTGAACTGGACCCACCTCGACCAGAAGTACTCCGGTACTTTTGCTTACCCGGGTTCGGGCACGACGGCCAAGCCGGCCGCTGTGTACGAGCTGAAGGATCAGGACACCATCACCCTGCTCCTCCGCGCTCAGCGCAACTGGTAA